One stretch of Aerosakkonema funiforme FACHB-1375 DNA includes these proteins:
- a CDS encoding asparagine synthetase B family protein — translation MKGIVQSYQFLGFWGYGKQSELEDLLTRIFARISSQISLQNLRIYNTEQTEYDLISDVFDLSNSAKPELYSKARNDEIGNSFSGCGISASGLFTYKQYDSSMLPDAWVKIEENHLILGREPFGRVPLFWTKIGEIIWFASRLELLLPLLETPQVSIPGLYGYSCFSYVPTPLTPVNEVLAVPAGTEIIWSSKSESKIIWQTGTRKLHEWKEGIQQIKDEEKAIAQLQTLLKDAIDRQITDLNDEPVGVFLSGGLDSSVVAALLVQAGVKVRAYTLNFGAAGIPEYPYAEQVAEYLQIPLVKVDAKPRQIQKALIPAIQALDLPFGDGVTVPLFLLSQAASQETQIIFNGEGGDQLFAGWTNKPLIAAGIYETEHPDGEQTFVQQYLRTFHRLWGYEEQIYQPELYAQIQHLQPGDWLREALNPAFSTSLLQRLRRATLMLKGAQNIHPRATNLGFANGLKVRSPFCDIPLAEWTFRLSGELCLKGACEKYILKKAVENWLPPDIVWRQKRGMGVPLTSWCLNELWPQIGTWLNPGRLRQENRFYPYLAEKIVEGKLGGAITGRRIGEILWLLIIWQLWRSQVLGEAANDKSWDHPFWLPNWLWRYSKRWKN, via the coding sequence ATGAAAGGCATCGTACAAAGTTATCAATTTTTAGGATTCTGGGGTTACGGTAAGCAATCGGAATTGGAGGATTTACTAACCAGGATTTTCGCTCGAATTTCCAGCCAGATATCTCTGCAAAATTTGAGAATTTATAACACGGAACAAACCGAATACGATTTAATTTCCGATGTTTTCGATTTGTCAAATAGCGCCAAACCAGAATTATATTCTAAGGCGCGTAACGATGAAATAGGTAATTCGTTTAGTGGCTGTGGAATTTCAGCATCTGGCTTATTTACCTACAAACAATATGACAGTTCGATGTTACCTGATGCTTGGGTAAAGATAGAAGAAAATCACCTAATTTTAGGACGAGAACCTTTCGGACGAGTGCCGTTATTTTGGACTAAAATCGGAGAAATTATCTGGTTTGCGTCGCGATTGGAATTACTGTTACCTTTACTGGAAACTCCACAGGTAAGCATTCCGGGATTGTACGGCTATAGCTGTTTTTCTTACGTTCCCACACCCCTAACACCTGTGAATGAAGTGTTAGCAGTTCCGGCTGGTACGGAGATAATTTGGTCGAGCAAAAGTGAATCAAAAATTATTTGGCAAACTGGCACAAGAAAATTACACGAGTGGAAAGAAGGGATACAACAGATTAAGGATGAAGAAAAAGCGATCGCACAACTGCAAACCCTCCTAAAAGATGCCATTGACCGCCAAATTACTGACTTAAACGATGAGCCGGTTGGCGTATTTCTTTCGGGAGGTTTAGATTCTTCAGTCGTCGCCGCGTTACTCGTTCAAGCCGGAGTAAAAGTTCGCGCCTATACCCTAAATTTCGGTGCGGCGGGAATTCCCGAATATCCTTACGCCGAACAAGTTGCTGAATATTTGCAAATTCCTTTAGTAAAAGTAGATGCCAAACCGCGACAAATTCAAAAAGCACTAATTCCCGCCATACAAGCATTAGATTTACCGTTTGGAGATGGGGTAACTGTACCTTTATTTCTGTTATCCCAAGCCGCAAGTCAAGAAACTCAGATTATTTTCAACGGCGAAGGAGGCGATCAACTATTTGCGGGATGGACGAATAAACCATTAATCGCCGCTGGGATTTACGAAACCGAACATCCCGATGGGGAACAAACATTCGTACAGCAATATCTGCGGACATTTCATCGCCTTTGGGGATATGAGGAGCAAATTTATCAGCCAGAATTGTACGCGCAAATTCAACATTTGCAGCCGGGAGATTGGTTGAGGGAAGCTCTCAATCCAGCTTTTTCCACTTCTTTATTACAGCGCCTGCGCCGCGCCACATTAATGTTGAAAGGAGCGCAAAATATTCATCCCCGCGCCACAAATTTAGGTTTTGCGAATGGATTGAAAGTGCGATCGCCTTTTTGCGACATACCTTTAGCAGAATGGACATTTCGACTTTCGGGAGAACTTTGCCTCAAGGGTGCTTGCGAGAAATACATCCTCAAAAAAGCGGTGGAAAATTGGTTACCCCCAGACATTGTTTGGCGACAAAAACGCGGTATGGGAGTTCCCTTAACTTCCTGGTGCTTAAATGAATTATGGCCGCAAATTGGCACTTGGCTCAACCCCGGTAGACTTCGCCAAGAAAACCGCTTTTATCCATATTTGGCAGAAAAAATTGTCGAAGGTAAGCTGGGAGGTGCAATTACCGGACGCCGAATTGGGGAAATTCTCTGGTTGTTGATTATTTGGCAATTATGGCGATCGCAAGTTTTAGGCGAAGCAGCAAACGATAAATCTTGGGATCATCCGTTTTGGTTGCCAAATTGGTTATGGAGGTATAGCAAGCGATGGAAAAATTAG
- a CDS encoding rhodanese-like domain-containing protein, translated as MSRFPNPIPTPASLKARSLVYDLKARLDWGEPALTIIDVRDRNLFNISHIMGAISLPLNELVDRARTSLEFTRDLYVYGEIDEETAEAAAKLRAAGYINVSELRGGLAAWKAVGFPVEAIPYAAIK; from the coding sequence ATGAGCCGGTTTCCAAATCCGATTCCCACGCCTGCATCTCTAAAGGCGCGATCGCTCGTTTATGACTTAAAAGCTAGACTAGACTGGGGAGAGCCAGCACTGACAATTATCGACGTGCGCGATCGCAACCTCTTCAACATCAGCCATATCATGGGTGCAATCTCCTTACCCCTCAACGAATTAGTAGACCGCGCCCGCACCAGTCTCGAATTTACCCGCGACTTATACGTCTACGGCGAAATTGACGAAGAAACAGCCGAAGCAGCAGCCAAACTGCGTGCAGCTGGATATATAAACGTTTCCGAACTAAGAGGCGGTCTTGCAGCATGGAAAGCCGTAGGTTTTCCCGTAGAAGCAATTCCATATGCTGCAATTAAGTAG
- a CDS encoding DUF3859 domain-containing protein yields MEKRLNQEELAKIVAEVERLSQRQSEELSSEQVQEILRELNLPPELLDEAMIQLRRREALSAQQRRNRWIYGGVAAAAIVAIASTGFFIQQNQQAIARVSAQQDRITLAQDNGGNLATINRQINPEVFYRVTLKDAPIGQKLSLACDWISPSGQVVKQNRYQTREIDKSVWNTYCRNQLGTAAPTGTWKVQMFLSGRPISDASFEVK; encoded by the coding sequence ATGGAAAAGCGATTAAATCAAGAAGAATTGGCAAAAATAGTGGCGGAAGTGGAAAGACTTTCTCAACGTCAGTCAGAGGAACTTTCTTCAGAACAAGTGCAGGAGATTTTAAGAGAATTGAATCTGCCGCCAGAGTTGTTAGATGAAGCGATGATTCAGTTACGGCGGCGGGAAGCTTTGTCAGCTCAGCAGCGACGAAATCGCTGGATATATGGTGGAGTAGCGGCGGCGGCGATTGTGGCGATCGCATCTACGGGATTTTTTATACAGCAAAATCAACAAGCGATCGCTCGCGTTTCTGCACAACAAGACCGCATTACTTTAGCACAAGATAACGGCGGGAATTTAGCAACCATTAACCGCCAAATTAATCCGGAAGTTTTCTATCGCGTGACTTTGAAAGATGCGCCGATCGGCCAAAAATTATCTCTTGCTTGCGATTGGATTTCTCCCAGCGGTCAAGTGGTGAAACAAAACCGCTATCAAACTCGCGAAATTGATAAATCTGTTTGGAATACTTATTGCCGCAATCAACTGGGAACGGCTGCACCAACGGGAACTTGGAAGGTGCAAATGTTCCTGTCAGGTCGTCCTATTAGCGATGCTTCTTTTGAAGTAAAATAA
- a CDS encoding toprim domain-containing protein gives MKCIACGTNNSLRDRTQNRGLCKQCQHPFAFEPANMSGVKITDRFFADAIADISASGSLFFTFRQLLYILDRRVKKVKISDLEDDNFFFPLITSLITFAICFGWGFLKEIDYPFFLAAIFGMVAYGISGAVAQLVNPGAGGTVTPEQLQEWIDAWQKVNQPIEKLLPKPQAENNTSTINREISSYSFDRVVICEKDAIAQLLIANNFHFENNCAVLSANGYPQGIFNTVLQMLRRNSELKVYILHDASPQGINLVRTIRTSSDWFGNQTVPIVDVGLLPRQFLSRFKVDVRISQANAVFAKQLPPIVLQTLTDKEVRWLQAGKFVELESFTPSKIVNILHKGIAMSQNAANSDNLLLNDADTDYVYSVENFG, from the coding sequence ATGAAATGTATTGCTTGCGGAACTAATAATAGTTTGCGCGATCGCACGCAGAATCGGGGACTGTGTAAGCAGTGTCAGCATCCCTTTGCCTTTGAACCGGCGAATATGAGTGGGGTTAAAATAACCGATCGTTTTTTTGCGGATGCGATCGCCGATATTTCCGCCAGCGGCAGTTTATTTTTTACCTTCAGGCAATTGCTTTACATTTTAGATAGGCGAGTCAAAAAAGTAAAAATTTCTGACCTCGAAGACGATAACTTCTTTTTCCCTTTGATTACTTCGCTAATTACTTTTGCGATTTGTTTTGGTTGGGGATTTTTAAAAGAGATAGATTATCCTTTCTTCCTAGCTGCTATTTTTGGTATGGTGGCTTATGGAATTTCTGGTGCAGTCGCGCAACTGGTGAATCCCGGTGCAGGCGGAACGGTAACGCCAGAACAACTTCAAGAGTGGATTGATGCTTGGCAAAAAGTCAATCAACCAATCGAAAAATTACTGCCAAAACCGCAAGCAGAAAACAACACAAGCACGATAAATAGGGAAATTAGCAGCTATAGTTTTGACCGAGTTGTGATTTGCGAAAAAGATGCGATCGCGCAACTTCTCATCGCCAATAACTTCCACTTTGAAAATAACTGTGCGGTTTTAAGTGCAAATGGGTATCCGCAAGGCATTTTTAACACCGTTTTGCAAATGCTACGCCGTAACTCAGAACTAAAAGTTTATATCCTCCACGATGCGAGTCCTCAAGGGATTAATTTAGTTCGCACTATTCGCACCAGTTCCGATTGGTTTGGCAATCAAACAGTCCCAATTGTTGATGTGGGATTATTACCTCGTCAGTTTTTGTCGCGTTTCAAGGTAGATGTGCGAATTTCACAAGCTAATGCTGTCTTTGCGAAACAGCTACCTCCGATAGTTTTGCAAACTTTAACAGACAAAGAAGTGCGCTGGTTACAAGCAGGGAAATTTGTCGAATTGGAGTCTTTCACTCCCTCCAAAATTGTGAATATTTTGCATAAAGGAATTGCCATGAGTCAAAATGCTGCAAATAGCGATAATCTATTGTTAAATGACGCCGATACAGACTATGTATATAGCGTCGAGAATTTTGGTTAA
- a CDS encoding ribonuclease D, with the protein MDYSEEDFQVCDRDISDLLLSKYLQAEAVAVDTETMGLLPMRDRLCLVQLFCPGFLTVIRIEKGQTEAPNLKQLMIAANVVKVFHFARFDVAQLRHNLGINVAPIFCTKIGSKLARTYTQKHGLKDVVQELEQVELDKSAQSSDWGNAANLSEQQLRYAANDVRYLLSVREKLTAMLKREDRWELAQQCFECLPTVVALDLLQFKDVFEH; encoded by the coding sequence ATGGATTATTCTGAAGAAGATTTTCAGGTGTGCGATCGCGATATTTCTGACTTGCTTTTATCTAAGTATTTGCAAGCAGAAGCTGTGGCGGTGGATACGGAAACGATGGGATTGCTGCCGATGCGCGATCGCTTGTGTTTGGTGCAGCTTTTTTGTCCGGGTTTCCTGACTGTAATTCGGATTGAAAAAGGGCAAACTGAAGCGCCGAATTTAAAGCAATTAATGATAGCAGCGAACGTTGTCAAGGTGTTTCATTTCGCTCGCTTCGATGTCGCTCAATTGCGTCACAATCTGGGCATCAATGTAGCACCGATATTCTGCACAAAAATAGGCAGCAAGTTAGCCAGAACTTACACGCAAAAGCACGGTCTGAAAGATGTAGTACAAGAATTAGAGCAAGTGGAACTGGATAAATCCGCTCAAAGTTCCGACTGGGGAAATGCGGCGAATTTGTCTGAGCAACAATTGCGTTATGCTGCTAACGATGTGCGTTATTTGTTAAGCGTTAGAGAGAAATTGACTGCGATGCTGAAACGCGAGGATCGTTGGGAACTCGCGCAGCAATGCTTTGAGTGTTTACCGACTGTGGTGGCGCTGGATTTGTTGCAGTTCAAGGATGTTTTTGAACATTGA
- a CDS encoding ATP-binding protein, with the protein MKLAFNLPRARTLLCIGAFLLTVLLGQFFTTAPSYAQNQILTDSPPVEIAPGWQYRWGDSPFNNRGVPIWTYDKLSNSGWNSFKIPAKLAKPTGEKFLWLRVKLPSGNWEYPTLYLSAIPDGFQFYLDDRLIAKFAEIDSSGKLQQIKDKLWRIIPIAPDSQGKTLFVRLYAGERNSIAIGKPKNIEIGSLSGIFTEIFKTYFASFVVGLFFIIISSYPILSALKRKKIQAGFCFGLLALSLGIFTTLNNEIFLLFFNSSNFYYRYVNIGSLLLIPVAVCAFYEQVFGPGYKFFIRRLWQIHLIYGMAALFLAGSQTIAWNYAISIGFILMIVSISITFVTTLINALKGNFEARLFTTGYAIFCVTCLRDIFNGLGIIYAGQPIYQWGMVIFIIFLAFILERRFIEAGKRLQDYAKELETNNATLQRIDKLKDEFLANTSHELRTPLNGIIGIAESMIDGATGKLTSRQVNNLSMIVYSGKRLANLVNDILDFSKLKYNNIALQIKPVDMRAITDVVLALSEPLIGKKSLRLVNQIPTDVPTVDADENRVQQILQNLVGNAIKFSENGVVEVSAKVVNEHLEIAVSDTGIGIPDDKLERIFESFEQADGSTARQYGGTGLGLAVTKQLVQLHGGEIRVESVVGKGSKFSFTLPLSQSQVERNESILPAVNLGEIPVTIDEAIVTAEISAPNNGDYKILIVDDEPVNLQVLVNHLSLQNYYLVQASNGLEALAAIENGFFPDLILLDVMMPKMTGYEVCKQIRQKYPPNQLPVVFLTAKEQASDLLECFGSGANDYLTKPISKNELLARIKIHIQLAKVNIAYGRFVPHEFLRFLKKESIIDVNLGDQVQKEMTILFSDIRSFTTLSENMSPKENFDFINSYLKRVGPVIRNHNGFIDKYIGDAIMALFPETAEDAVQAAINMQRQVTIYNSHRQKSGYPTIAIGVGLHTGNLMLGTIGEEQRMESTVISDAVNLASRMEGLTKVYGAGIAISEQTLSRLDEPTKYNCRFLGRVRVKGKKAPVAVFEVYDADPEHSIELKTETRGKFEEGVYLYHQQKYSEACQIFHYLLQKNHQDKAVMYYVERCEELQSYGISQDGDGIETLNEK; encoded by the coding sequence ATGAAGCTTGCATTCAATCTGCCCCGCGCCCGGACTTTATTGTGTATAGGCGCGTTTTTGCTGACTGTCTTATTGGGGCAGTTTTTCACCACAGCACCCAGTTACGCCCAAAACCAGATTCTCACCGACTCGCCGCCAGTAGAAATCGCGCCAGGATGGCAATACCGATGGGGTGACTCTCCCTTTAATAATAGGGGTGTTCCGATTTGGACTTATGACAAACTCTCAAACAGTGGGTGGAATTCGTTTAAAATTCCTGCAAAGCTAGCAAAGCCAACAGGGGAAAAATTTCTGTGGTTGCGCGTCAAATTACCTTCAGGAAACTGGGAATATCCCACTCTTTATCTTAGCGCTATTCCTGATGGCTTTCAATTTTATCTAGACGATCGACTAATTGCTAAATTTGCGGAAATAGACTCATCAGGTAAACTGCAACAAATTAAAGATAAATTATGGCGGATTATTCCCATAGCGCCAGATTCCCAAGGCAAAACTCTGTTTGTAAGGCTTTATGCTGGGGAGAGGAATTCAATTGCGATCGGCAAACCAAAAAATATAGAAATAGGTTCACTTTCAGGTATTTTTACGGAAATATTTAAAACTTATTTCGCCAGTTTTGTGGTGGGATTATTCTTTATAATTATCAGTTCGTATCCAATTTTATCTGCTTTAAAAAGAAAGAAAATTCAAGCCGGATTTTGTTTTGGGCTACTAGCTTTGTCTTTGGGTATATTTACAACGTTAAACAATGAAATATTTCTGCTCTTCTTTAATTCATCAAACTTTTATTACCGATACGTAAACATCGGCAGCTTGCTGTTAATACCTGTAGCTGTATGTGCTTTTTACGAACAAGTTTTTGGGCCGGGGTACAAGTTTTTCATTCGGCGTTTGTGGCAAATACATCTAATTTATGGGATGGCAGCATTGTTTTTAGCAGGAAGTCAGACAATTGCTTGGAATTATGCCATATCCATCGGATTTATTTTGATGATAGTATCTATATCAATTACATTTGTTACTACCCTTATAAATGCTTTAAAAGGTAACTTTGAAGCGAGATTATTTACAACAGGATACGCTATTTTTTGCGTGACTTGCCTGCGCGATATCTTCAATGGATTGGGCATTATTTATGCAGGGCAACCAATTTATCAATGGGGAATGGTAATTTTTATTATTTTCCTCGCCTTTATTTTAGAACGTCGATTTATAGAAGCAGGAAAACGCTTGCAAGACTATGCCAAAGAATTGGAAACTAATAACGCAACCTTGCAGAGAATAGACAAACTCAAAGATGAGTTTTTAGCTAACACATCCCACGAACTTCGCACCCCTCTCAACGGTATTATCGGTATTGCGGAATCGATGATAGATGGTGCGACTGGCAAACTGACATCGCGACAAGTAAACAATCTTTCCATGATTGTATATAGCGGCAAGCGTCTTGCCAACTTGGTAAACGATATCCTAGATTTTTCTAAACTAAAATACAACAATATTGCACTGCAAATTAAACCTGTCGATATGCGGGCGATTACAGATGTAGTTTTAGCGCTTTCCGAACCTCTGATCGGGAAAAAATCTTTGCGTTTAGTCAACCAAATACCGACAGATGTACCGACAGTAGACGCCGATGAAAATCGGGTGCAACAAATTTTGCAAAACCTGGTTGGCAACGCGATTAAATTTAGCGAAAATGGTGTGGTAGAAGTATCGGCAAAAGTGGTTAACGAACATTTAGAAATTGCAGTTTCCGATACTGGTATTGGTATCCCAGATGATAAATTAGAGCGCATTTTTGAATCCTTTGAACAAGCTGATGGTTCGACGGCGAGGCAATACGGAGGTACAGGTTTGGGATTGGCAGTTACCAAACAGCTAGTGCAGTTACATGGAGGCGAAATTCGAGTTGAGTCAGTTGTTGGCAAAGGTTCAAAATTTAGCTTTACCTTGCCGTTATCCCAGAGTCAAGTAGAGAGAAACGAATCTATTTTGCCAGCAGTCAATCTAGGCGAAATACCTGTTACCATTGATGAAGCGATCGTCACTGCGGAAATATCCGCGCCAAACAACGGAGATTACAAAATCCTGATTGTGGATGACGAACCGGTGAACCTTCAGGTTTTGGTCAACCATCTATCGCTGCAAAACTATTATTTAGTCCAAGCTTCTAATGGTTTGGAAGCTTTGGCAGCCATTGAAAATGGGTTTTTTCCAGATTTGATATTGCTCGATGTGATGATGCCGAAAATGACCGGGTATGAGGTATGCAAACAAATTCGCCAGAAGTATCCTCCCAATCAACTGCCAGTGGTGTTTTTAACTGCTAAAGAACAAGCTTCGGATCTGTTGGAATGCTTTGGTTCTGGTGCGAATGATTATCTGACCAAACCGATATCTAAAAATGAATTGCTGGCGCGAATCAAAATTCATATCCAGTTAGCGAAAGTAAATATTGCCTACGGTCGCTTTGTCCCCCACGAGTTTCTGCGCTTTTTGAAAAAGGAAAGCATTATAGATGTAAATTTGGGCGACCAAGTGCAGAAAGAAATGACGATTTTATTTTCCGATATCCGTTCCTTTACAACTCTGTCGGAGAATATGTCTCCCAAGGAAAACTTTGATTTTATTAACTCTTACTTGAAAAGGGTGGGGCCGGTGATTCGCAATCATAATGGTTTTATCGATAAATATATTGGCGATGCGATTATGGCGCTTTTTCCGGAAACTGCTGAAGATGCTGTGCAAGCCGCTATTAATATGCAAAGGCAGGTAACGATTTATAATTCTCACCGCCAAAAGAGTGGCTATCCGACTATTGCGATCGGTGTGGGATTGCATACGGGAAATTTAATGCTGGGTACGATCGGAGAGGAACAGCGGATGGAAAGTACGGTGATTTCCGATGCTGTCAATCTTGCCTCTCGTATGGAAGGTTTAACAAAGGTTTATGGTGCGGGTATCGCGATTAGCGAGCAAACTTTGTCTCGCCTGGATGAACCGACAAAGTATAACTGTCGCTTTCTCGGTCGAGTCAGGGTTAAAGGTAAAAAGGCTCCGGTGGCGGTGTTTGAAGTTTACGATGCCGATCCGGAACATTCGATCGAGCTAAAGACGGAAACTCGCGGTAAATTTGAAGAGGGGGTTTATCTTTATCATCAGCAAAAATATAGCGAAGCGTGTCAAATCTTCCATTACCTTTTGCAGAAAAATCATCAAGATAAAGCGGTGATGTACTATGTGGAACGCTGCGAGGAGTTGCAAAGTTACGGGATATCTCAGGATGGGGATGGCATTGAAACTTTAAATGAGAAATAA
- a CDS encoding phosphate ABC transporter substrate-binding protein: MLKNKEPSPIRYILVTLALLVGGYIWFFLLGEVDSSLTTNAPTKPSPTVVNSPNIAAPPITVLAGTKINIDGSTSMVTINQNLKKAFEGQFSGTSVSIQANGSDRGIQNLLDGKADIAAISRPLTAQEQAQGLQAVAIASDAIALVVGINNSFTGGLTSQQVEAIFKGTITNWSAVGGAAQNLRVINRPKISGTHQVFKELVLKNANFGTRANFTTLSTDATTPLLRALGNDGIGYATYAQVVNQKTVRTIAVNGVLPDRPNYPYKRTLFYAYKNSASPGVKALLNYATSPQGKQAISSEN; encoded by the coding sequence ATGCTCAAAAATAAAGAGCCGTCGCCAATCCGCTATATTCTCGTTACCCTGGCTTTACTGGTGGGAGGTTATATTTGGTTTTTTCTGCTCGGAGAGGTTGATTCTTCCCTAACAACTAATGCGCCGACAAAGCCTTCGCCGACGGTGGTAAATAGTCCAAACATTGCCGCACCGCCGATTACAGTTCTGGCTGGTACAAAAATTAATATTGATGGTTCTACCAGTATGGTAACTATCAATCAAAATCTTAAAAAAGCTTTTGAGGGGCAATTTAGCGGCACAAGTGTGAGCATCCAAGCCAATGGTTCCGATCGCGGCATTCAAAACTTGCTTGATGGCAAAGCAGATATTGCGGCGATTTCGCGTCCGCTGACCGCACAAGAACAGGCGCAAGGTTTGCAAGCGGTGGCGATCGCATCTGATGCCATTGCCTTGGTTGTTGGCATCAATAATTCCTTCACAGGAGGACTGACTTCACAACAAGTTGAAGCTATTTTTAAAGGTACGATTACCAATTGGTCGGCAGTTGGCGGTGCGGCACAAAATTTGCGGGTAATTAATCGTCCGAAAATTAGCGGCACTCATCAAGTTTTTAAAGAATTGGTATTGAAAAATGCTAATTTCGGTACGAGAGCGAACTTTACTACTTTATCAACTGATGCGACAACGCCACTGTTAAGAGCGTTGGGTAATGATGGCATTGGCTATGCTACTTACGCACAAGTGGTAAATCAGAAAACCGTGCGTACTATTGCGGTTAACGGGGTGCTACCGGATCGTCCTAATTATCCCTATAAACGGACGCTGTTTTATGCGTATAAAAATTCCGCTTCACCGGGAGTAAAAGCGCTTTTGAATTACGCAACTTCACCGCAAGGGAAGCAAGCAATTAGTTCGGAAAATTAA
- a CDS encoding diaminopimelate decarboxylase family protein yields MEKLEVSSREAEENLTLCARSSLATLPFSVELAQELLTTYGSPLYVYQGDYLRQTIQHISQAIPYPRTQFRFASVTNGNIALLQIFRELGWGLHANTPGDIYLGLQAGFAADRIVYSGSNLNREEMEQVLHWGIRTLNLDSLAQLQLCCDIYIYMQKLLSSSTLRLGLRLNEPELTGESRIGVRPSELQAAVAIARNAGLKLGGLHFYRGTGTNATKAFTQVIDDVISIAQQLPDWEYLDFGGGFGYPYRHGGAAFDWELFGAELTERLSNLERKIDLVIEPGRAAIAGCATLLAEVVSVKWQGKKQIVGVDTTVANLSVPSVHGGYREIVSWKDNLEGERQKFVTDVCGNTTYSRDYLGKNCLLPALGMGDILAILDVGAYGFAMSSHFLHRPKPAEVLLENGKHRLIRKREDYSVLLANQVFDVRE; encoded by the coding sequence ATGGAAAAATTAGAAGTAAGCAGCAGAGAAGCAGAGGAGAATTTAACTTTATGCGCTCGTTCCTCTTTGGCAACGCTTCCTTTTTCTGTTGAATTAGCACAAGAATTATTGACGACTTACGGTTCGCCACTTTATGTTTATCAAGGCGATTATTTGCGCCAAACTATTCAGCACATCAGCCAAGCAATTCCCTATCCTCGCACTCAGTTTCGCTTTGCTAGCGTGACTAATGGCAATATCGCATTGCTGCAAATTTTTCGGGAATTGGGGTGGGGATTGCACGCCAATACTCCCGGCGATATTTATTTGGGACTTCAAGCGGGATTTGCTGCCGATCGCATTGTTTATAGTGGCAGTAATTTGAATCGCGAGGAGATGGAACAAGTTCTGCACTGGGGAATCAGAACGCTGAATTTAGATAGTCTCGCACAGTTGCAATTGTGCTGCGACATCTATATATATATGCAAAAATTGCTATCATCTTCCACGCTGCGATTGGGATTGCGTTTAAACGAACCCGAATTAACTGGAGAAAGTCGCATCGGAGTTCGTCCCAGCGAATTACAAGCTGCTGTTGCGATCGCCAGAAATGCGGGATTGAAACTTGGCGGGTTGCATTTTTATCGCGGAACGGGAACGAATGCGACTAAAGCATTTACGCAAGTAATCGATGATGTGATTTCTATTGCACAGCAATTACCCGATTGGGAATATTTAGATTTTGGCGGCGGTTTCGGTTATCCTTATCGTCATGGTGGCGCAGCTTTTGATTGGGAATTGTTTGGTGCGGAATTAACGGAACGCCTGAGTAATTTGGAACGGAAAATCGATTTAGTCATCGAACCGGGACGAGCTGCGATCGCCGGATGTGCGACCCTACTTGCTGAAGTCGTTTCTGTGAAATGGCAAGGGAAAAAACAAATCGTTGGTGTTGATACAACTGTCGCCAATCTTTCCGTTCCTTCGGTACATGGGGGATATCGAGAAATTGTGAGTTGGAAGGATAACTTAGAGGGAGAAAGACAAAAATTTGTTACCGATGTTTGCGGTAATACGACTTATTCGCGAGATTATTTGGGTAAAAATTGCCTGTTACCTGCTTTGGGAATGGGAGATATCTTGGCAATTTTAGATGTGGGTGCTTATGGTTTTGCCATGTCTTCCCATTTTTTACATCGTCCCAAACCCGCAGAAGTGCTGCTCGAAAATGGCAAGCATCGCCTAATTCGCAAGCGAGAAGATTACAGCGTTTTGCTGGCAAATCAAGTTTTTGATGTGAGGGAATAG
- a CDS encoding rhodanese-like domain-containing protein, with translation MPNVTPTPPGFKPQSSAHDLKSRLEWGEPAFTILDVRDRETYNDGHIMGAMPMPMDELVERATPTIDFNRDIYVYADSDEQTSQAASELRSAGFQKVAELKGGLAAWKAVGGPTEGISESRTPPGSDDYNVVDRLKNHQATKTK, from the coding sequence CTGCCAAACGTTACTCCCACTCCTCCCGGATTCAAACCCCAATCTTCCGCACATGACCTGAAATCTCGTTTGGAATGGGGCGAACCTGCATTTACAATTTTGGATGTGCGCGATCGCGAAACCTACAACGACGGTCATATCATGGGTGCGATGCCAATGCCTATGGATGAATTGGTCGAACGCGCCACACCCACCATTGACTTCAACCGCGATATCTACGTTTACGCCGACAGCGACGAACAAACCTCCCAAGCTGCTTCTGAGCTTCGTTCCGCTGGCTTCCAAAAAGTTGCCGAACTCAAAGGCGGTTTGGCCGCATGGAAAGCAGTAGGTGGCCCCACCGAAGGCATTTCCGAATCGAGAACTCCTCCCGGTTCTGATGACTATAACGTAGTCGATCGGCTCAAAAATCATCAAGCAACCAAAACCAAGTAG